A stretch of DNA from Pseudomonadota bacterium:
TTTTCACAGATTCAATCTGGCTAAGATAATTGTCAAAGTTATTGAGATAACCTAAATTTTGAGAAATAATAATTTGCGTCTCTAATTCTGATGCCGATCCTAAAGAAATGTAAAGAAATTGTATAAATTCTTTTCCCGAATTCCTGCTTGCCCCTTCAGCTATGTTTGATGGAATAGAAACTGCAGCTCTTCTCATATGAGTGGTTAAACCATA
This window harbors:
- a CDS encoding four helix bundle protein translates to MNNHKDLDVWNKSISLVTDIYKLTKDFPKDEIYGLTTHMRRAAVSIPSNIAEGASRNSGKEFIQFLYISLGSASELETQIIISQNLGYLNNFDNYLSQIESVKKMLNGLISHLKRKTT